A part of Melittangium boletus DSM 14713 genomic DNA contains:
- a CDS encoding DNA gyrase/topoisomerase IV subunit A, which yields MSTLAQAENKSRKKQGASGGGGDGGGAAAGGGGGGGSMPAALAEEARRRYLNYALSVITSRALPDVRDGLKPVQRRILFGMWNDLNLSHDAKYKKCAQVVGAIMGPYHPHGDASIYEALVRMAQDFSLRYPLVDGHGNFGSLDGDSAAAYRYTECRLERLAGELLDELSQKTVDFRPNYDGTRTEPIVLPARVPHLLMNGTTGIAVGMATNIPPHHLGELCDALIALVDDPTLTTKQLLKWVKGPDFPTGGEILNDQKELQDIYETGQGSVRLRGEYELEDLKRGGQQIIVTSIPYTVNKSTLVAKIGEIVRERKLPLVVDVRDESTKEVRIVLELKKEASPELVMAYIYKNTPLQTNFNVNLTCLVPNPENPDVGTPRRLGLKEILQYFLQFRMEVTRRRLQYQLDELKKRVHLLEGFEKVYDALDEMIRIIRQSEGKQDAAKKLIARFKLDEAQTDAILEMKLYKLARLEILVVQNELKEKRAQIKGLEALLKSETRLWGTIKTELGELKAQYATGKRRTKVSRSGAEEMVFDAEALIADEDAHVVITRDGWIKRLREVKDPSSTRLREGDAVMAVVAGSLKANLVLFSNFGTAYVTRFNDVPASTGYGDPVQKLFKFDDGERVVSAVSLDARLWRPEKLLAVTRQGLGLRFPLAPHMEVSTRAGRRYAKTGEGDEIVGVQAVEDKDLVGVLTERTSVLVCKVAEINELAGPGKGVSVIKVEAGDRVMDFLVSPPGNKEAGLAFETQKGRSLVLHPGKQEVTGRGGKGHEMSRKDTVKEVQRAPLFIPLPEQK from the coding sequence ATGAGCACGCTCGCACAAGCGGAGAACAAGTCGCGCAAGAAGCAGGGAGCCTCCGGAGGCGGAGGAGATGGAGGCGGCGCGGCCGCCGGAGGAGGAGGAGGCGGCGGCTCCATGCCCGCCGCGCTCGCCGAGGAGGCACGCCGCCGCTACCTCAACTACGCCCTGTCGGTCATCACCTCACGCGCCCTGCCGGACGTGCGCGACGGCCTCAAGCCCGTGCAGCGCCGCATCCTGTTCGGCATGTGGAACGACCTGAACCTCTCGCACGACGCCAAGTACAAGAAGTGCGCGCAGGTCGTGGGCGCCATCATGGGCCCCTACCACCCCCACGGTGACGCCTCCATCTACGAGGCCCTCGTGCGCATGGCGCAGGACTTCTCCCTGCGCTACCCGCTCGTGGACGGCCACGGCAACTTCGGCTCGCTGGACGGAGACTCCGCCGCCGCCTACCGCTACACCGAGTGCCGCCTGGAGCGCCTGGCCGGGGAGTTGCTCGACGAGCTGAGCCAGAAGACGGTCGACTTCCGGCCCAACTACGACGGCACCCGCACCGAGCCCATCGTGCTGCCGGCGCGCGTGCCCCACCTGCTGATGAATGGCACCACGGGCATCGCCGTGGGCATGGCCACCAACATCCCGCCCCATCACCTGGGCGAGCTGTGCGACGCGCTCATCGCGCTCGTGGATGACCCCACCCTCACCACCAAGCAGCTGCTCAAGTGGGTCAAGGGCCCGGACTTCCCCACCGGCGGGGAAATCCTCAACGATCAAAAGGAGCTGCAGGACATCTACGAGACGGGCCAGGGCAGCGTCCGGCTGCGCGGCGAGTACGAGCTGGAGGACCTCAAGCGCGGGGGCCAGCAGATCATCGTCACCTCCATTCCCTACACGGTGAACAAGTCCACCCTGGTGGCGAAGATTGGAGAGATCGTCCGCGAGCGCAAGCTGCCGCTCGTGGTGGACGTGCGCGACGAGTCCACCAAGGAAGTGCGCATCGTCCTGGAGCTCAAGAAGGAAGCCAGCCCCGAGCTGGTGATGGCCTACATCTACAAGAACACCCCGCTGCAGACGAACTTCAACGTCAACCTCACCTGCCTCGTGCCCAACCCGGAGAACCCGGACGTGGGCACGCCCCGGCGGCTGGGGCTCAAGGAGATCCTCCAGTACTTCCTGCAGTTCCGCATGGAAGTGACGCGGCGGCGGCTGCAGTACCAGCTCGACGAGCTCAAGAAGCGCGTGCACCTGCTCGAGGGCTTCGAGAAGGTCTACGACGCCCTGGACGAGATGATCCGCATCATCCGCCAGTCCGAGGGCAAGCAGGACGCGGCCAAGAAGCTCATCGCGCGCTTCAAGCTGGACGAGGCGCAGACGGACGCCATCCTGGAGATGAAGCTCTACAAGCTCGCGCGCCTGGAGATCCTCGTGGTGCAGAACGAGCTCAAGGAGAAGCGCGCGCAGATCAAGGGCCTGGAGGCGCTGCTCAAGAGCGAGACGCGCCTGTGGGGGACCATCAAGACGGAGCTCGGGGAGCTCAAGGCCCAGTACGCCACGGGCAAGCGCCGCACCAAGGTGAGCCGCAGCGGCGCCGAGGAGATGGTCTTCGACGCCGAGGCGCTCATCGCCGACGAGGACGCCCACGTGGTCATCACCCGGGATGGGTGGATCAAGCGTCTGCGCGAGGTGAAGGATCCCTCCTCCACGCGCCTGCGCGAGGGGGACGCGGTGATGGCGGTGGTGGCCGGCAGCCTCAAGGCCAACCTGGTGCTCTTCAGCAACTTCGGCACCGCCTACGTCACGCGCTTCAACGACGTGCCGGCCTCCACGGGCTACGGAGACCCGGTGCAGAAGCTGTTCAAGTTCGACGACGGCGAGCGCGTGGTGTCCGCCGTGTCGCTCGACGCGCGCCTGTGGCGTCCGGAGAAGCTCCTGGCCGTCACCCGCCAGGGCCTGGGCCTGCGCTTCCCGCTCGCGCCCCACATGGAGGTCTCCACGCGCGCCGGCCGCCGCTACGCGAAGACGGGCGAGGGCGATGAGATCGTCGGCGTGCAGGCGGTGGAGGACAAGGATCTGGTGGGCGTGCTCACCGAGCGCACGAGCGTGCTCGTGTGCAAGGTGGCGGAGATCAACGAGCTGGCGGGCCCCGGCAAGGGCGTGAGCGTCATCAAGGTGGAGGCGGGAGACCGGGTGATGGACTTCCTGGTGTCGCCGCCGGGCAACAAGGAAGCGGGCCTCGCCTTCGAGACGCAGAAGGGCCGCTCGCTGGTGCTGCACCCGGGCAAGCAGGAAGTGACGGGCCGCGGCGGCAAGGGCCACGAGATGTCGCGCAAGGACACGGTCAAGGAGGTGCAGCGCGCGCCTCTGTTCATCCCCCTGCCCGAGCAGAAGTAA